In Kitasatospora gansuensis, a genomic segment contains:
- a CDS encoding FadR/GntR family transcriptional regulator — protein sequence MEIQGLPGRLLADLGPAIASGEIPEGAVLRGEELEAKYGVSRTVVREAIRILESMRMVASRRRVGITVQPKSDWDVFDPLVIRWRLAGADRPAQLRSLGSLRVAVEPAAAALAAVHATDDQRRELGALAVELTVTARAADLTTFLRHDIAFHATVLRASGNEMFAHLGDTVGAVLTGRTEHQLMPHQPEPYAVKLHREVADAICTGQAEEAERAMRTIVQGALAELDATLG from the coding sequence ATGGAGATCCAGGGCCTGCCAGGACGACTGCTCGCGGACCTCGGTCCGGCCATCGCCTCCGGTGAGATCCCGGAGGGCGCGGTGCTGCGCGGCGAGGAGCTGGAGGCGAAGTACGGGGTGTCCCGCACCGTGGTCCGGGAGGCGATCCGGATCCTGGAGTCGATGCGGATGGTGGCCTCCCGCCGCCGGGTCGGCATCACCGTGCAGCCCAAGTCCGACTGGGACGTCTTCGACCCGCTGGTGATCCGCTGGCGGCTGGCCGGCGCCGACCGTCCGGCCCAGCTGCGCTCGCTCGGCTCGCTCCGGGTCGCGGTCGAACCGGCCGCCGCCGCGCTGGCCGCCGTGCACGCCACCGACGACCAGCGCCGCGAACTCGGCGCGCTGGCCGTCGAGCTGACGGTCACCGCCCGGGCCGCCGACCTGACCACCTTCCTGCGGCACGACATCGCCTTTCACGCCACCGTCCTGCGCGCCTCCGGCAACGAGATGTTCGCCCACCTCGGCGACACCGTCGGCGCGGTGCTCACCGGCCGCACCGAGCACCAGCTGATGCCGCATCAACCGGAGCCGTACGCGGTGAAGTTGCACCGCGAGGTGGCCGACGCCATCTGCACCGGGCAGGCCGAGGAGGCCGAGCGGGCGATGCGCACCATCGTGCAGGGAGCGCTCGCGGAGCTGGACGCGACGCTGGGCTGA
- a CDS encoding gluconokinase, whose amino-acid sequence MGLSVENQPPTLVVMGVSGVGKTTVARLLAERLGLPYAEADDFHPPANIAKMAAGIPLDDQDRQPWLHALADWLGGRVAAGTGGVVACSALKRGYRDILRGQAPATRFLHLTGDQTLIRARLAERSGHFMPASLLDSQYATLEPLRPDESGVELDVTHTPSELVDLACKLLGPHHPRPVNGDLA is encoded by the coding sequence ATGGGTCTCAGCGTCGAGAACCAGCCGCCCACCCTCGTGGTGATGGGCGTCTCGGGTGTCGGCAAGACCACCGTCGCCCGGCTGCTGGCCGAGCGGCTCGGCCTGCCGTACGCGGAGGCCGACGACTTCCACCCGCCCGCCAACATCGCCAAGATGGCGGCCGGCATCCCGCTGGACGACCAGGACCGGCAGCCGTGGCTGCACGCCCTGGCCGACTGGCTCGGCGGCCGGGTCGCCGCCGGGACCGGCGGAGTGGTGGCCTGTTCGGCGCTCAAACGCGGCTACCGGGACATCCTGCGCGGCCAGGCCCCGGCCACCCGCTTCCTGCACCTGACCGGGGATCAGACCCTGATCCGGGCCCGACTGGCCGAGCGCAGCGGACACTTCATGCCCGCCTCGCTGCTCGACTCCCAGTACGCCACCCTCGAACCGCTCCGGCCGGACGAGTCCGGCGTCGAACTCGACGTCACCCACACGCCGTCCGAGCTCGTCGACCTGGCCTGCAAGCTGCTCGGCCCCCACCACCCGCGCCCCGTCAACGGAGACCTCGCGTGA
- a CDS encoding GntT/GntP/DsdX family permease yields MTTLTAALPHTDSDGVLLLAVLLSIGVIVLLITRLKLHPFLALTLGSGVLAAVAGAPFDKLLSSFASGFGSTVSSVGLLIGLGAMLGKLLADSGGADIVADTVLRRSSKRMLPWSMALIAAVLGLPLFFEVGVVLLIPIVLLVARRGNIPVMRLGIPALAGLSVLHGLVPPHPGPLVAVDALKADLGVTLALGLLIAVPTLIVAGPLFARFAERWVGPLELPPAPAATEKPDRTPSFAAVLTTILLPVVLMLGKALADVVIDDPKAGPQRVLDFIGSPLIALLAATLLAMFTLGRAAGFTKARVSSTMEKSLAPIAGIVFIVGAGGGFKQTLIDVGVGNAVSEWSAKWHISALLLGWLIAVLIRLATGSATVATITAAGIVAPLAAGLSTTHAALLVLAIGAGSLFFSHVNDAGFWLVKEYFGMTVGQTLKSWSVMETVISVTAIALILPLSLII; encoded by the coding sequence GTGACCACCCTGACCGCTGCCCTGCCCCACACCGACAGCGACGGTGTCCTGCTGCTCGCGGTGCTGCTCAGCATCGGCGTCATCGTGCTGCTGATCACCCGTCTGAAGCTGCACCCCTTCCTCGCCCTGACCCTCGGCTCCGGCGTGCTGGCCGCCGTCGCGGGCGCGCCGTTCGACAAGCTGCTCAGCAGCTTCGCGAGCGGCTTCGGATCGACCGTCAGCAGCGTCGGCCTGCTGATCGGCCTGGGCGCGATGCTCGGCAAGCTGCTCGCCGACTCCGGCGGCGCCGACATCGTCGCCGACACCGTGCTGCGTCGCTCCAGCAAGCGGATGCTGCCCTGGTCGATGGCGCTGATCGCCGCCGTGCTCGGGCTGCCGCTGTTCTTCGAGGTCGGTGTGGTGCTGCTGATCCCGATCGTGCTGCTGGTCGCCCGGCGCGGGAACATCCCGGTGATGCGCCTGGGCATCCCCGCCCTGGCCGGACTCTCCGTCCTGCACGGCCTGGTGCCCCCGCACCCCGGCCCGCTGGTCGCTGTCGACGCGCTGAAGGCCGACCTCGGCGTCACCCTGGCGCTCGGCCTGCTGATCGCCGTCCCCACCCTGATCGTCGCGGGCCCGCTGTTCGCCCGCTTCGCCGAACGCTGGGTCGGCCCGCTGGAGCTGCCCCCGGCCCCCGCCGCCACCGAGAAGCCCGACCGCACCCCGAGCTTCGCGGCCGTCCTGACCACCATCCTGCTTCCGGTGGTCCTGATGCTCGGCAAGGCACTCGCCGACGTGGTCATCGACGACCCCAAGGCCGGCCCGCAGCGGGTGCTGGACTTCATCGGCTCCCCGCTGATCGCGCTGCTCGCCGCCACCCTGCTGGCGATGTTCACCCTCGGCCGCGCGGCCGGCTTCACCAAGGCCCGGGTCTCCAGCACGATGGAGAAGTCGCTCGCCCCGATCGCGGGCATCGTCTTCATCGTCGGCGCGGGCGGTGGCTTCAAGCAGACCCTGATCGACGTCGGTGTCGGCAACGCGGTCAGTGAGTGGTCCGCCAAGTGGCACATCTCCGCCCTGCTGCTGGGCTGGCTGATCGCCGTCCTGATCCGCCTGGCCACCGGCTCCGCCACGGTCGCCACCATCACCGCCGCGGGCATCGTCGCCCCGCTGGCCGCCGGCCTCTCCACCACCCACGCCGCCCTGCTGGTGCTGGCCATCGGCGCCGGTTCGCTGTTCTTCTCGCACGTCAACGACGCGGGCTTCTGGCTGGTCAAGGAGTACTTCGGCATGACGGTCGGTCAGACCCTGAAGTCCTGGTCGGTGATGGAGACGGTCATCTCGGTCACCGCCATCGCCCTGATCCTCCCGCTCAGCCTGATCATCTAG
- a CDS encoding endo alpha-1,4 polygalactosaminidase: protein MADRIRPTRHRVLTAVTLCGVLAAVASGCSASDGEDAAASARSSVAPPTAAGPTAGSGDGGKVVLPEQNISFDYQIGGAYPPPPGVRAVSRDRAAKPAPGLYNICYVNAFQAQADATDWWQTHHPDLLLRGSGGALVEDKDWHEALLDISTAAKREQLAGIVGEWIDGCAAAGFQAVEADNLDSHERSDGLLTADHDLAFGKLLVDRAHAGGLAIGQKNAAGLARKGRSLGFDFAVAEECGQYDECDAYAYAFDDRVFVIECKADWLAAACKLWGKRLSVVLRDRNVVPAGDGAYRRCAC from the coding sequence ATGGCCGACCGCATCCGCCCAACCCGGCACCGCGTGCTGACGGCGGTGACGCTGTGCGGTGTGCTCGCGGCGGTCGCGAGCGGATGCTCCGCGTCCGACGGCGAGGACGCCGCCGCGTCGGCCCGGTCCTCCGTCGCTCCGCCGACCGCTGCCGGACCGACTGCGGGCAGCGGGGACGGGGGCAAGGTGGTTCTGCCCGAGCAGAACATCTCCTTCGACTACCAGATCGGTGGTGCCTACCCGCCGCCGCCCGGTGTACGCGCGGTCTCCCGCGACCGTGCCGCGAAGCCCGCGCCCGGGCTGTACAACATCTGCTACGTCAACGCCTTCCAGGCCCAGGCGGACGCCACCGACTGGTGGCAGACCCACCACCCCGACTTGCTGCTCCGCGGCTCCGGTGGCGCACTGGTCGAGGACAAGGACTGGCACGAGGCCCTGCTCGACATCTCTACGGCTGCCAAGCGCGAACAGCTCGCCGGGATCGTGGGCGAGTGGATCGACGGCTGCGCCGCGGCCGGATTCCAGGCAGTCGAGGCCGACAACCTCGACTCCCACGAGCGGTCCGACGGGCTCCTGACCGCCGACCACGACCTGGCCTTCGGGAAACTGCTCGTCGACCGTGCTCATGCGGGCGGTCTGGCGATCGGTCAGAAGAACGCCGCGGGCCTGGCACGCAAGGGGCGCAGCCTGGGGTTCGACTTCGCGGTCGCCGAGGAGTGCGGCCAGTACGACGAATGCGACGCCTACGCCTACGCGTTCGACGACCGAGTCTTCGTCATCGAGTGCAAGGCCGACTGGCTCGCCGCCGCCTGCAAGTTGTGGGGCAAGCGGCTGTCGGTGGTCCTGCGCGACCGGAACGTCGTCCCGGCCGGGGACGGGGCCTACCGTCGCTGCGCCTGCTGA
- a CDS encoding AAA family ATPase → MADSASQRQHIDRAEQLSRAARLASGEETGQRALFFEGPEGIGKSSLLFEIHDRHRENGAYFVDLERTVREYDVLETLAIQARGQRVETPSYRTARDRFAEQAGSLNVEFTNVRARASAFQIIGQTEDRILRTAALSDALLDNLLADDRRPVFCLDGFERCGQPMRKWLGDSLLPNLLSRKDAGVFLAGREVPRLTHPDSTSVHTMVLPPFDVEAVQEWIEALGVTELHAKSLAIHQEYGGIPMLLDEFFTGHLAFGRAGLPRQQGVDRRGAQRP, encoded by the coding sequence GTGGCCGATTCGGCGTCGCAGCGTCAGCACATCGACCGCGCCGAGCAGTTGTCGCGCGCGGCCCGCCTCGCCTCGGGCGAGGAGACCGGACAGCGCGCGCTCTTCTTCGAGGGCCCGGAGGGCATCGGCAAGTCCTCGCTGCTGTTCGAGATCCACGACCGGCACCGGGAGAACGGCGCCTACTTCGTCGATCTGGAGCGCACCGTCCGGGAGTACGACGTGCTCGAGACCCTGGCCATCCAGGCGCGCGGCCAGCGGGTCGAGACGCCGAGCTACCGGACGGCCCGGGACCGGTTCGCCGAGCAGGCCGGGTCACTGAACGTGGAGTTCACTAACGTGCGGGCCCGCGCCTCGGCGTTCCAGATCATCGGCCAGACCGAGGACCGCATCCTGCGGACGGCGGCACTGAGCGACGCCTTGCTGGACAACCTGCTGGCGGACGACCGGCGGCCGGTTTTCTGCCTGGACGGCTTCGAGCGCTGCGGGCAGCCGATGCGGAAGTGGCTCGGGGACTCCCTGCTGCCGAATCTGCTCTCCCGCAAGGACGCCGGCGTCTTCCTGGCCGGCCGGGAGGTGCCCCGGCTGACCCACCCGGACTCCACCTCGGTGCACACCATGGTGCTGCCGCCGTTCGACGTCGAGGCCGTGCAGGAGTGGATCGAGGCGCTCGGCGTCACCGAGCTTCACGCGAAGTCTCTGGCGATCCATCAGGAGTACGGCGGCATCCCGATGTTGTTGGACGAGTTCTTCACAGGCCACCTCGCATTCGGCCGGGCCGGGCTGCCGCGACAGCAGGGCGTCGACCGGAGAGGGGCGCAGCGGCCGTGA
- a CDS encoding glycerol-3-phosphate dehydrogenase/oxidase, with translation MATIPTLGAGYTNGHTASRAETRELLGKATYDLLVIGGGILGTATAWTAAQSGLKVAMVDAGDFAGATSSASSKLVHGGLRYLQTGAVKLVAENHKERRVLSSDVAPHLVNPLTFFVPVYKGGPHGAAKLGAGVFLYSALSAFRDGMGRVSTAAHAAQQVPALRTEGLRSVAVYGDHQMNDSRVAVMTVRAAVEAGAVVLNHAEVTGLRFTGTRVTGAELKDRLDGTEFGISARLVLNATGPWVDHLRKMEDAGAAPSIRLSKGAHVVVKRRTPWRAALTIPIDKYRVSFAIPWEDHVLLGTTDEEYTGDPQDVRATEADIDQIMDEAGHAIRDEHLDRDLITYAFAGLRVLPGGPGETSAAKRETVVTEGRGGMLSVAGGKWTTYRHIGRTVLEKLAHVPGTGLREDMSPIPATVPLPGVGAPNAVAHRLLVDREPGSRMEPLVAKHLASHYGTLSFEIAHLIAQHPELGEPIHADGPDVWAQVAYAADNEWAYTADDVLRRRTTMTVRGLDTPEIRQQVEAFLAKRGTK, from the coding sequence ATGGCTACCATCCCGACTCTGGGCGCCGGCTACACCAACGGCCACACCGCCTCCCGTGCCGAGACCCGCGAGCTGCTCGGCAAGGCCACCTACGACCTGTTGGTGATCGGCGGCGGCATCCTCGGTACCGCCACCGCCTGGACCGCCGCCCAGTCGGGCCTCAAGGTCGCCATGGTGGACGCGGGCGACTTCGCCGGTGCCACCTCCAGCGCCTCCTCCAAGCTGGTCCACGGCGGGCTGCGCTACCTGCAGACCGGCGCGGTCAAGCTGGTCGCGGAGAACCACAAGGAGCGCCGGGTGCTCTCCAGTGACGTGGCCCCGCACCTGGTCAACCCGCTGACCTTCTTCGTGCCGGTCTACAAGGGCGGCCCGCACGGCGCGGCCAAGCTCGGCGCCGGTGTCTTCCTCTACTCCGCGCTGTCCGCCTTCCGGGACGGCATGGGCCGGGTCTCCACCGCCGCGCACGCCGCCCAGCAGGTGCCCGCGCTGCGCACCGAGGGCCTGCGCTCGGTCGCGGTCTACGGCGACCACCAGATGAACGACTCCCGGGTCGCCGTGATGACCGTCCGCGCGGCCGTCGAGGCGGGCGCCGTGGTGCTCAACCACGCCGAGGTGACGGGCCTTCGGTTCACCGGCACCCGGGTGACGGGCGCCGAGCTGAAGGACCGTCTGGACGGCACCGAGTTCGGCATCAGCGCCCGCCTGGTGCTGAACGCCACCGGCCCCTGGGTCGACCACCTGCGCAAGATGGAGGACGCGGGCGCGGCCCCGTCCATCCGGCTCTCCAAGGGCGCGCACGTGGTGGTCAAGCGCCGCACCCCGTGGCGCGCGGCGCTCACCATCCCGATCGACAAGTACCGCGTCTCCTTCGCCATCCCGTGGGAGGACCACGTCCTGCTCGGCACCACGGACGAGGAGTACACCGGCGACCCGCAGGACGTCCGCGCCACCGAGGCCGACATCGACCAGATCATGGACGAGGCCGGCCACGCGATCCGCGACGAGCACCTCGACCGCGACCTGATCACGTACGCCTTCGCCGGCCTGCGGGTGCTGCCCGGCGGCCCCGGCGAGACCTCCGCCGCCAAGCGCGAGACCGTGGTCACCGAGGGCCGGGGCGGCATGCTCTCGGTCGCCGGCGGCAAGTGGACGACGTACCGTCACATCGGCCGCACCGTGCTGGAGAAGCTCGCCCACGTGCCCGGCACCGGCCTGCGCGAGGACATGTCGCCGATCCCGGCCACCGTCCCGCTGCCGGGTGTCGGCGCGCCGAACGCCGTCGCGCACCGCCTGCTGGTGGACCGCGAGCCCGGCTCCCGGATGGAGCCGCTGGTCGCCAAGCACCTGGCCTCGCACTACGGCACGCTCTCCTTCGAGATCGCCCACCTGATCGCGCAGCACCCGGAGCTCGGCGAGCCGATCCACGCCGACGGACCGGACGTCTGGGCCCAGGTCGCGTACGCCGCCGACAACGAGTGGGCGTACACCGCCGACGACGTGCTGCGCCGCCGCACCACCATGACGGTCCGTGGGCTGGACACGCCGGAGATCCGGCAGCAGGTCGAGGCCTTCCTCGCGAAGCGTGGAACCAAGTAA
- the glpK gene encoding glycerol kinase GlpK translates to MTTTGNYIAAIDQGTTSSRCIIFGADGRIVAVDQQEHSQIFPQPGYVEHDAAEIWTRVQSVVAGALEKAGLTKDDIRAIGITNQRETTVLWDKNTGKPVHNALVWQDTRTEALCRELGRNVGQDRFRRETGLPLASYFAGPKIRWLLDNVEGLRERAEAGDILFGTMDTWVIWNLTGGVNGGKHVTDVTNASRTMLMNLSTLAWDEKIAESMGVPLTVLPEIRSSAEVYGHAVGVLDGVPVAAALGDQQAALFGQTCFSPGEAKSTYGTGTFLLLNTGEQIVNSYHGLLTTVGYRIGDQKPVYALEGSIAVTGSLVQWLRDQLGIISTAAEIETLASTVEDNGGAYFVPAFSGLFAPYWRSDARGVIAGLTRYVTKGHLARAVLEATAWQTREVVDAMQKDSGVELTALKVDGGMTSNNLLMQNIADVLNAPVERPYVAETTALGAAYAAGLAVGFWPDLDTLRANWHRAAEWTPRMDEATREREYKKWLKAVERTMGWVEEDEES, encoded by the coding sequence ATGACCACGACTGGCAACTACATCGCCGCGATCGACCAGGGCACCACGTCGAGCCGCTGCATCATCTTCGGCGCCGACGGCCGGATCGTCGCCGTCGACCAGCAGGAGCACAGCCAGATCTTCCCGCAGCCCGGCTACGTCGAGCACGACGCCGCCGAGATCTGGACCCGGGTGCAGTCCGTGGTCGCGGGCGCGCTGGAGAAGGCCGGTCTGACCAAGGACGACATCCGCGCGATCGGTATCACCAACCAGCGCGAGACCACCGTCCTGTGGGACAAGAACACCGGCAAGCCCGTGCACAACGCGCTGGTCTGGCAGGACACCCGGACCGAGGCGCTCTGCCGCGAGCTGGGCCGCAACGTCGGCCAGGACCGCTTCCGCCGCGAGACCGGCCTGCCGCTGGCCAGCTACTTCGCCGGCCCGAAGATCCGCTGGCTGCTGGACAACGTCGAGGGCCTGCGCGAGCGCGCCGAGGCCGGCGACATCCTGTTCGGCACCATGGACACCTGGGTGATCTGGAACCTCACCGGCGGTGTGAACGGCGGCAAGCACGTCACCGACGTGACCAACGCCAGCCGCACCATGCTGATGAACCTCTCCACCCTGGCCTGGGACGAGAAGATCGCCGAGTCGATGGGCGTGCCGCTCACCGTGCTGCCGGAGATCCGCTCCTCCGCCGAGGTCTACGGCCACGCGGTCGGCGTCCTGGACGGCGTGCCGGTCGCCGCCGCGCTCGGTGACCAGCAGGCCGCGCTGTTCGGCCAGACCTGCTTCTCGCCCGGCGAGGCCAAGTCGACCTACGGCACCGGCACCTTCCTGCTGCTGAACACCGGCGAGCAGATCGTCAACTCCTACCACGGCCTGCTGACCACGGTCGGCTACCGGATCGGCGACCAGAAGCCGGTCTACGCCCTGGAGGGCTCGATCGCGGTCACCGGCTCGCTCGTGCAGTGGCTGCGCGACCAGCTCGGCATCATCTCCACCGCCGCCGAGATCGAGACCCTGGCCTCCACCGTCGAGGACAACGGCGGCGCCTACTTCGTGCCGGCCTTCTCCGGCCTGTTCGCCCCGTACTGGCGCTCCGACGCCCGCGGTGTGATCGCCGGTCTGACCCGGTACGTCACCAAGGGCCACCTGGCCCGCGCCGTGCTGGAGGCCACCGCCTGGCAGACCCGCGAGGTCGTCGACGCCATGCAGAAGGACTCCGGCGTCGAGCTGACCGCCCTCAAGGTCGACGGCGGCATGACCTCCAACAACCTGCTCATGCAGAACATCGCGGACGTGCTGAACGCCCCGGTCGAGCGCCCGTACGTGGCCGAGACCACCGCGCTCGGCGCCGCCTACGCGGCCGGTCTCGCGGTGGGCTTCTGGCCCGACCTGGACACCCTGCGGGCCAACTGGCACCGCGCCGCCGAGTGGACTCCCCGAATGGACGAGGCCACCCGGGAGCGCGAGTACAAGAAGTGGCTGAAGGCTGTCGAGCGCACCATGGGTTGGGTGGAGGAGGACGAGGAGAGCTGA
- a CDS encoding MIP/aquaporin family protein: MSAFSNGDIFVGETLGTAALILLGGGVCAAVTLKKSKALNAGWLAITFGWGFAVMIAAYMSAPKSGAHLNPAVTLAIAANTGEWGKVPLYIGSQLLGALIGAALVWVTYLGQFQANEEPTLGIFSTGPEVRNPVQNLLTEIIGTFVLCLAILTQGLTAGLGLSGTGILIVAFTVVGIGLSLGGPTGYAINPARDLGPRIMHALLPIPNKGGSDWSYAWIPVAGPVVGGLLAGGFYHLAF, from the coding sequence GTGTCCGCGTTCTCCAACGGCGACATCTTTGTCGGCGAAACCCTCGGCACCGCCGCTCTGATACTCCTCGGCGGCGGCGTGTGTGCCGCCGTCACGCTGAAGAAGTCCAAGGCCCTCAACGCCGGCTGGCTCGCCATCACCTTCGGCTGGGGCTTCGCGGTGATGATCGCCGCGTACATGTCCGCGCCGAAGTCGGGTGCCCACCTCAACCCGGCCGTCACCCTCGCGATCGCCGCCAACACCGGCGAGTGGGGCAAGGTGCCGCTCTACATCGGCTCCCAGCTGCTCGGCGCGCTGATCGGCGCCGCCCTGGTCTGGGTCACCTACCTCGGCCAGTTCCAGGCGAACGAGGAGCCCACCCTCGGCATCTTCTCCACCGGCCCCGAGGTGCGGAACCCGGTACAGAACCTGCTCACCGAGATCATCGGCACCTTCGTGCTCTGCCTGGCCATCCTCACCCAGGGCCTCACGGCGGGCCTCGGCCTCTCCGGCACCGGCATCCTGATCGTCGCCTTCACCGTGGTCGGCATCGGCCTCTCGCTCGGCGGCCCGACCGGCTACGCGATCAACCCGGCCCGTGACCTCGGCCCGCGCATCATGCACGCGCTGCTGCCGATCCCGAACAAGGGCGGCTCCGACTGGTCGTACGCCTGGATCCCGGTGGCCGGCCCGGTCGTCGGCGGTCTGCTGGCCGGCGGCTTCTACCACCTGGCGTTCTGA
- a CDS encoding IclR family transcriptional regulator, with amino-acid sequence MPGPIQSLSRAAAILRLLAGGERRLGLSEVATALGLAKGTAHGILRTLQQEGFVEQDPETGKYQLGAELLRLGQSYLDVHELRARALVWADDLARASGETVYLGVLHQRGVLIVHHVFRPDDTRQVLEVGSMQPLHSTALGKVLLAYDPVARGELGEEPLESYTSRTLTDLASVDEECGLIRERGWADAVEETWEGVASIGALIQDRRRNPVGAVCISGAVERVCEDGFVRPSLVASVRSAARAISRDLGAGRF; translated from the coding sequence ATGCCCGGCCCGATCCAGTCGCTCTCCCGGGCTGCCGCGATCCTGCGGCTGCTGGCCGGCGGCGAGCGGCGACTCGGTCTGTCGGAGGTGGCCACCGCACTGGGGCTGGCCAAGGGGACGGCGCACGGCATCCTGCGCACCCTCCAGCAGGAGGGGTTCGTCGAGCAGGATCCGGAGACCGGCAAGTACCAGCTGGGTGCCGAGCTGCTCCGGCTCGGCCAGAGCTATCTGGACGTGCACGAGCTCCGGGCCAGGGCACTGGTCTGGGCGGACGACCTGGCCCGGGCCAGCGGCGAGACGGTCTACCTCGGGGTGCTGCACCAGCGCGGCGTGCTGATCGTTCATCACGTGTTCCGCCCGGACGACACCCGCCAGGTGCTGGAGGTCGGCTCGATGCAGCCGCTGCACTCCACCGCGCTGGGCAAGGTGCTGCTGGCGTACGACCCGGTGGCCCGCGGTGAGCTGGGCGAGGAGCCGCTGGAGTCGTACACCTCGCGGACGCTGACCGATCTGGCCTCGGTGGACGAGGAGTGCGGGCTGATCAGGGAGCGCGGCTGGGCCGACGCGGTCGAGGAGACCTGGGAGGGCGTGGCCTCGATCGGTGCACTGATCCAGGACCGGCGGCGCAATCCGGTGGGCGCGGTCTGCATCAGCGGTGCGGTGGAGCGGGTCTGCGAGGACGGCTTCGTCCGGCCCTCGCTGGTGGCCTCGGTGCGCAGCGCGGCCCGGGCGATCTCCCGGGACCTTGGTGCCGGCCGGTTCTGA
- the mmuM gene encoding homocysteine S-methyltransferase: MVGSFAEALAAGPLVLDGGLSNQLADAGHDLSDELWSARLLADDPSAITAAHRAYFAAGAQVAITSSYQASFEGFARRGVGREQAAALLGRSVELARAAGPGWVAASVGPYGAVLADGSEYRGRYGLTEGQLVDFHRPRIEALVAAGPDVLAVETIPDTDEAAAVLRALEGVEVPVWLSFSIAGDRTRAGQPIAEAFALAADAPGVVAVGVNCCSPEDADAAVRVAARASGKPVVVYPNSGESWEDRAWQGQPTFRPERVAGWLADGARLVGGCCRVGPGQILALAEAVGN; encoded by the coding sequence ATGGTGGGTTCGTTCGCAGAGGCGCTCGCGGCGGGGCCGCTGGTGCTGGACGGTGGGTTGTCCAACCAGTTGGCGGACGCGGGGCACGATCTGTCCGACGAGCTCTGGTCGGCCCGGTTGCTGGCGGACGATCCGTCGGCGATCACTGCGGCACACCGGGCGTACTTCGCGGCGGGCGCGCAGGTGGCGATCACCTCCAGCTATCAGGCGAGCTTCGAGGGCTTCGCCCGTCGGGGTGTCGGTCGGGAGCAGGCTGCCGCGCTGCTGGGCCGGAGCGTCGAGCTGGCGCGGGCGGCGGGGCCGGGCTGGGTGGCGGCCTCGGTGGGGCCGTACGGGGCGGTGCTGGCGGACGGTTCGGAGTACCGGGGCCGGTACGGGCTGACCGAGGGTCAGCTGGTGGACTTCCACCGGCCGCGGATCGAGGCGCTGGTGGCGGCCGGTCCTGACGTGCTGGCGGTGGAGACGATCCCGGACACCGACGAGGCGGCGGCGGTGCTGCGCGCGCTGGAGGGGGTCGAGGTCCCGGTCTGGCTGTCGTTCAGCATCGCGGGTGACCGGACCAGGGCGGGGCAGCCGATCGCGGAGGCGTTCGCGCTGGCGGCCGACGCGCCCGGGGTGGTGGCGGTCGGGGTGAACTGCTGCTCGCCGGAGGACGCGGACGCCGCCGTACGGGTCGCGGCGCGGGCGAGTGGCAAGCCGGTGGTGGTCTACCCGAACAGCGGGGAGAGCTGGGAGGACCGGGCCTGGCAGGGCCAGCCGACCTTCCGTCCCGAGCGGGTGGCGGGGTGGCTGGCGGACGGGGCCCGGCTGGTGGGTGGCTGCTGCCGGGTCGGTCCGGGGCAGATCCTTGCGCTGGCCGAGGCCGTCGGGAACTGA
- a CDS encoding NUDIX domain-containing protein: MTGPYSHCHFCGTPYAAAGTVWPRTCPGCGEISYRNPLPVAVALLPVEPPDGTRSLLVIRRTIEPGYGELALPGGYIDFGETWQQGASRELREEAGIDVDPASARLADTGSDERGMFLMLFALFPPRPLAELPPSVPTDETDGWYLINTPTPLAFPLHTQVADAWFKGTFD, translated from the coding sequence ATGACCGGCCCTTACTCGCACTGCCACTTCTGCGGAACGCCGTACGCGGCGGCCGGCACCGTCTGGCCGCGCACCTGCCCGGGCTGCGGCGAGATCAGCTACCGCAACCCGCTGCCCGTCGCCGTCGCCCTGCTCCCCGTCGAGCCGCCGGACGGCACCCGCAGCCTGCTGGTCATCCGCCGCACCATCGAGCCCGGCTACGGCGAGCTCGCCCTCCCCGGCGGCTACATCGACTTCGGCGAGACCTGGCAGCAGGGCGCCTCCCGCGAACTCCGCGAGGAGGCCGGCATCGACGTCGACCCCGCGAGCGCCCGGCTGGCCGACACCGGCAGCGACGAGCGCGGCATGTTCCTGATGCTCTTCGCCCTCTTCCCGCCCCGCCCCCTGGCCGAGCTGCCGCCCTCCGTCCCCACCGACGAGACCGACGGCTGGTACCTGATCAACACCCCCACCCCGCTGGCCTTCCCGCTGCACACCCAGGTCGCCGACGCCTGGTTCAAGGGCACCTTCGACTAA